Proteins from a genomic interval of Leptospira kanakyensis:
- a CDS encoding type II secretion system protein GspJ → MFVYRRKRGFTLVEISIVVMIMAVIFTGIFSVFYTANKISKKGASNKGANRKDILYAMENVRGTLTRTYFIDNQKRILFVGKQEGVTGARNDRVVFATANPNSEEEGQASVREVSFYLRKMPNPKMEGLSYLIRREDEMIDTFPTQGGVEHVLLENVKSFQMKFSERGDKWVDDWNSRTTKKIPRLIRFEIISLVGNAFVKYESLAHPVILYK, encoded by the coding sequence ATGTTTGTTTATCGTCGTAAACGTGGTTTCACACTGGTGGAGATATCCATTGTTGTGATGATTATGGCGGTAATTTTTACGGGAATATTTTCTGTATTTTATACAGCGAATAAAATTTCAAAAAAAGGAGCTTCTAATAAAGGAGCAAATCGAAAAGACATTCTTTATGCAATGGAGAATGTTCGAGGAACTCTCACCCGTACATATTTTATCGATAACCAAAAACGAATTTTATTTGTGGGTAAACAAGAAGGGGTGACTGGGGCAAGGAATGACCGTGTAGTATTTGCAACTGCTAATCCCAATTCCGAAGAAGAAGGACAGGCATCTGTCAGGGAAGTTTCCTTTTATTTACGTAAGATGCCGAATCCAAAAATGGAAGGACTGTCTTACTTAATACGCCGCGAAGATGAGATGATCGATACCTTCCCTACCCAAGGTGGCGTTGAACATGTATTACTTGAAAATGTAAAAAGTTTTCAAATGAAATTTTCCGAACGTGGGGACAAATGGGTTGATGATTGGAATTCCCGTACAACAAAAAAAATTCCAAGACTCATTCGGTTTGAAATTATATCACTTGTGGGGAATGCATTTGTTAAATATGAATCACTGGCGCATCCGGTTATCCTCTACAAATAA
- a CDS encoding prepilin-type cleavage/methylation domain-containing protein, with the protein MRKHRLNKNTRSAFTLFEVTIAMAMAAMVMTYTYSLIAEGISYQKKAVLLANAVHLAKIKMAQVDSSTTMQTDTSRGSIDAFPGYTFETEIKEEEMDLLKLAGGPNAEALRNKAPKDMLGDKDVGFSDLMKKRGQKKSFETGGVLKVFRVKVSIFYMDGNKKETYSVETFRSTKY; encoded by the coding sequence ATGCGAAAACACCGCCTAAATAAAAACACCCGTTCGGCTTTCACACTCTTTGAAGTCACGATTGCTATGGCTATGGCCGCGATGGTAATGACTTATACATATTCGCTGATTGCCGAAGGAATTTCATATCAGAAAAAAGCAGTTTTACTTGCCAATGCTGTACATTTAGCAAAAATCAAAATGGCTCAAGTGGATTCTTCCACTACTATGCAAACGGACACCTCCCGAGGTTCGATTGATGCCTTCCCTGGATACACATTCGAAACAGAAATCAAAGAAGAAGAAATGGACTTACTCAAACTAGCCGGTGGTCCTAATGCAGAAGCTCTTCGTAACAAAGCCCCCAAGGATATGTTAGGTGATAAAGACGTAGGTTTTAGCGACCTAATGAAAAAACGGGGTCAGAAAAAAAGTTTTGAAACTGGTGGAGTTTTGAAAGTATTTCGAGTGAAGGTTTCTATTTTTTATATGGATGGGAACAAAAAAGAAACCTATAGTGTCGAAACATTTAGGAGTACAAAATACTAA
- a CDS encoding type II secretion system protein, with the protein MITRPLSDKISVLKTKRKLRDGLTLIEIAVVISILGLIMVIVGGTLRNLIIPSTEDIAVKLQESFKFGYNKAQLTNQAVLFQYEFEKREYQFFLLKREEGGLEEEPILKKVTLPFYSKIVSVRDLGGKPKTEGKIRIVFTPQGTTTDLLLYIGSDSEIKRTIQIYRYGGKIKIHKTEYFPEPETGPIQKVSYGLDERDEQVESNAKTPPK; encoded by the coding sequence ATGATTACCCGGCCGCTTTCCGATAAAATATCGGTTTTGAAAACCAAGCGGAAATTACGCGATGGTCTCACACTCATTGAGATTGCCGTTGTAATTTCCATCCTTGGTCTGATCATGGTGATTGTCGGAGGAACTCTCCGTAACCTCATCATTCCTTCTACCGAAGATATCGCTGTTAAATTACAGGAATCTTTTAAATTCGGATACAACAAAGCCCAACTCACCAACCAAGCTGTTTTATTCCAATACGAGTTTGAAAAAAGAGAATACCAGTTTTTCCTCTTAAAAAGAGAAGAGGGTGGGCTCGAAGAAGAACCTATCTTAAAAAAAGTAACACTTCCCTTTTATTCAAAAATTGTCAGCGTACGTGACTTAGGTGGTAAACCGAAAACAGAGGGCAAAATTCGAATTGTATTTACCCCACAAGGAACCACAACAGATTTATTGTTATATATTGGCTCTGATTCAGAGATCAAACGAACCATTCAAATCTACAGATATGGTGGAAAAATCAAAATTCATAAAACGGAATATTTTCCTGAACCAGAAACTGGGCCCATCCAAAAGGTTTCTTATGGTTTGGATGAAAGGGATGAACAGGTGGAATCAAATGCGAAAACACCGCCTAAATAA
- a CDS encoding type II secretion system protein GspG, which yields MKTKGKHRKIREGLTLIEITVVMLILGSLMAILYSSIGNRGEGEKKLKLKNDSAVLKTALERYLEVYDKYPSEEQGLQALIEKPDDDKVGDDYEPIVREKAVLKDPWKTPYVLKFEGAIPQILTLGEDKKEGGEGKNKDFNILSPDDYPAAFR from the coding sequence ATGAAAACTAAAGGGAAACACAGAAAGATACGTGAGGGACTTACCCTAATCGAGATTACCGTAGTAATGCTCATTTTAGGATCTCTTATGGCAATTCTTTACTCCAGTATCGGTAATCGGGGTGAAGGCGAAAAAAAACTGAAGCTTAAAAATGATAGTGCTGTACTAAAAACAGCTCTCGAACGTTATTTAGAAGTGTATGATAAATACCCTTCAGAAGAACAAGGTTTACAAGCTTTAATCGAAAAACCAGACGATGACAAAGTTGGTGATGATTACGAACCAATTGTTCGTGAAAAAGCAGTTTTAAAAGATCCGTGGAAAACTCCTTATGTATTAAAGTTTGAAGGTGCTATCCCGCAAATTCTTACTTTAGGTGAAGATAAAAAAGAAGGTGGAGAAGGAAAAAATAAAGATTTTAATATCCTTTCACCGGATGATTACCCGGCCGCTTTCCGATAA
- a CDS encoding type II secretion system F family protein: protein MPLYTYVAFNRKGKEEKNIIDAPNLQAARNKLKAKGLYVRSIQEDREKEERELFPFLSKLLYRIPRKEVGLFCKQLGTLLGAGIPLDKCLLSIIDQVENIYFKKVLIEMRADITEGMSLSESMKKHKTVFPDQYPSLISVGESTGNYENTLHRLAELEEKSSELKSKVQVAMIYPMIMGLLSLGVSIFLLVVVIPQIEQLFASFDAKLPLLTRSVIFLSYVLTNYWFFILGAIAGGFLGFMKWKSAGEGKKTWDKFLLRLPVIGTLLRKILVSNFARNLSILLLNRVPLIVSLNIVSDVVGHTVFKEEIESAIIKIKEGGKLSDSLQGSQVLPQMVLGMLSAGEASDKVPEMMNKLSEIYESEVDTAIKSLTQSLEPMMIIVMGGIIFTIMAAIMTPMYKLTQEIQGM from the coding sequence ATGCCACTTTATACGTACGTTGCATTCAACAGAAAGGGGAAAGAAGAAAAAAATATTATCGATGCCCCGAATCTTCAGGCGGCACGTAACAAACTAAAGGCGAAAGGCCTTTATGTCAGATCCATCCAAGAAGATAGAGAAAAGGAAGAAAGAGAACTTTTTCCGTTTTTATCAAAATTATTATACCGAATTCCCAGAAAAGAAGTGGGATTATTTTGTAAACAACTCGGAACCCTACTTGGTGCGGGTATTCCACTTGATAAATGTTTGTTATCGATCATTGACCAAGTGGAAAATATCTATTTCAAAAAAGTTTTGATTGAGATGAGAGCGGACATTACGGAGGGAATGAGTCTTTCCGAGTCCATGAAAAAACACAAAACGGTTTTTCCTGACCAGTATCCCAGTTTGATTTCCGTGGGTGAGTCCACAGGAAATTATGAAAACACGTTACACCGGTTAGCTGAACTAGAGGAAAAATCCTCTGAATTAAAATCGAAAGTCCAAGTGGCGATGATTTATCCCATGATTATGGGTTTACTTTCTTTGGGTGTTTCCATCTTCCTACTTGTGGTGGTGATTCCACAAATTGAACAGTTGTTTGCATCCTTTGACGCTAAACTTCCGCTACTCACAAGAAGTGTGATCTTCTTATCTTATGTTTTAACCAATTATTGGTTTTTTATTTTAGGTGCCATTGCCGGTGGATTTTTAGGATTTATGAAATGGAAAAGTGCGGGTGAAGGAAAAAAAACTTGGGACAAATTCCTCCTTCGATTGCCAGTCATTGGAACCTTACTTCGGAAAATCCTAGTTTCTAATTTTGCAAGGAATCTATCTATTTTGCTTTTGAACCGGGTGCCTCTCATTGTTTCATTGAACATTGTCTCTGACGTTGTCGGACACACGGTTTTTAAGGAAGAAATTGAATCTGCCATCATCAAAATCAAAGAGGGTGGAAAACTTTCTGATTCTTTACAAGGATCTCAAGTCCTCCCGCAAATGGTACTTGGGATGCTGAGTGCCGGGGAAGCCTCTGATAAAGTCCCCGAAATGATGAATAAACTCTCGGAAATCTATGAATCCGAGGTGGACACGGCAATAAAATCTTTGACCCAATCATTAGAACCAATGATGATCATTGTAATGGGTGGAATTATTTTTACAATCATGGCGGCCATTATGACGCCAATGTACAAACTAACTCAAGAAATCCAGGGGATGTAG
- the gspE gene encoding type II secretion system ATPase GspE, whose protein sequence is MRKSLGQILLEDGILTVKDLEDISKQQEKTNLPITHIIQKKGLASETDILKALAKLHRMEFVDKLEFVASEEVFARIPLKLVQRSKIVPVSVKGKKVIVATCDPTDLHPMDDMRSFLKGYEIQFVLATENEIMRIIHSQFDKTTAEAKEMMDEMDGSFGDLSDAFESDALDLSNEAPIIKMVNVILSQAVSERASDIHVEPFEKSVVVRYRVDGVLQKVLSPPKSYLAGISTRIKIMSNLNIAENRLPQDGRIKLRLAGKDVDVRVSIIPCQFGERIVMRILNKTDQKYSIETMGFNKEILGDFKNLIYKPYGIILVTGPTGSGKSTTLYSALSEINTEERNIITCEDPVEYQMDGISQMQMNEKIGLTFAAGLRSILRQDPDVVMVGEIRDEETARIAIQASLTGHLVFSTLHTNDASSAVTRLVDMGIEPYLITSSVLGFMAQRLVRVICKDCKTSYKPTDKDLAGLGIQRKELKNGVLYRGKGCSSCLNSGYKGRTGLYELLTMNDEIKRAILQGADANRIKEIALKNGLSTLQDYGKYKVIEGVTTPEEVLRVS, encoded by the coding sequence ATGAGAAAGAGTTTAGGACAAATTCTTTTAGAAGATGGGATCCTTACCGTTAAGGATCTTGAGGATATTTCCAAACAACAGGAAAAAACCAATCTTCCTATCACTCATATCATCCAAAAAAAAGGTCTCGCTTCCGAAACAGACATCCTAAAGGCACTAGCAAAACTCCACCGCATGGAGTTTGTCGACAAACTGGAGTTTGTTGCCAGTGAGGAAGTGTTTGCTAGAATCCCTCTAAAATTAGTCCAACGTTCCAAAATTGTTCCCGTCTCTGTGAAGGGCAAAAAGGTAATTGTTGCCACTTGTGATCCGACAGACCTCCATCCTATGGATGATATGAGGTCTTTTCTCAAAGGATATGAAATCCAATTCGTTCTCGCTACCGAAAACGAAATTATGAGAATCATCCACTCTCAGTTCGACAAAACTACTGCCGAAGCCAAAGAGATGATGGATGAGATGGACGGAAGTTTTGGTGACCTCTCCGATGCTTTTGAATCGGATGCACTTGATTTATCAAACGAAGCTCCTATCATCAAAATGGTAAATGTGATCTTATCACAAGCCGTATCGGAAAGGGCCTCGGATATCCACGTGGAACCATTTGAGAAATCAGTTGTGGTTCGTTACCGTGTGGATGGTGTTTTACAAAAAGTATTAAGTCCACCTAAGTCTTATTTGGCGGGAATTTCTACCCGTATCAAAATTATGTCGAATTTGAACATCGCTGAAAACCGGTTACCTCAGGATGGTAGGATCAAACTTAGGTTGGCTGGGAAAGACGTGGATGTTCGTGTGTCCATCATCCCTTGTCAATTCGGGGAACGGATCGTAATGAGGATCCTAAACAAAACTGACCAAAAATATTCCATCGAAACCATGGGTTTTAATAAAGAAATTTTAGGTGACTTTAAAAATTTAATTTATAAACCTTATGGAATTATTTTAGTCACAGGTCCCACAGGATCTGGTAAATCGACAACACTCTATTCTGCACTTTCCGAAATCAATACAGAAGAACGAAACATCATCACTTGCGAAGATCCGGTGGAATACCAAATGGATGGAATTTCACAGATGCAAATGAACGAAAAAATCGGTCTCACTTTTGCTGCAGGCCTTCGTTCCATCCTCCGTCAAGATCCGGATGTGGTAATGGTAGGGGAGATCCGCGATGAGGAAACAGCAAGGATTGCCATCCAAGCATCCCTCACTGGTCACTTAGTATTTTCCACTCTCCATACGAATGATGCATCCTCAGCCGTGACAAGGCTTGTAGATATGGGAATCGAACCTTACCTCATCACCAGTTCCGTGTTAGGTTTTATGGCACAAAGGCTTGTTCGTGTGATTTGTAAGGATTGTAAAACGAGTTACAAACCTACTGACAAGGATCTCGCGGGTCTTGGAATCCAAAGAAAAGAATTAAAAAATGGTGTTTTGTATCGAGGGAAAGGTTGTTCTTCTTGTCTAAATTCTGGATACAAAGGCCGAACCGGATTGTATGAACTTCTCACCATGAACGATGAAATCAAACGTGCCATTTTGCAAGGTGCTGATGCCAACCGCATTAAGGAAATTGCATTGAAAAATGGGCTTTCTACTTTGCAAGATTACGGCAAATATAAGGTGATTGAGGGTGTCACAACTCCGGAAGAAGTCCTACGGGTATCTTAA
- the gspD gene encoding type II secretion system secretin GspD — MRNRLPLVVLSICLYIFVTPGFSQEKGKQIKSKSSPEPASFTADWRDTELKDFLMGMSAIIKRNILIDDAVKGKKITIISQKRVKIEDAYGFMKSVLETQGFGLIEENDLIKVVKIKDALAKSPIVRIGKDPVSESEVSLNKTITQIVPLEFSNAIELEPILKRVTSPDTDIIIPKNQNTLIFSGSTSDINKLLKLVDNLDVRADGPGSISSAGDIHIYTLEYNEAEKLAAILVKLDMPDAPAAPTQGPPGEPGPDGKPPQPQQPVAQAPKVPGKQDKIKAVAHKESNSLIVTATPQEWEEIKKIIKILDTPRKQVLLEVLIVELSSTDLNDFGIDWRYQELAYGQFNTGLAAQGGVIDKNGRPTNVNTLSGFSLGFIRRGGQQIIGILNANSTNENFNVLSAPQILTLDNQEAEINVGQDVPVRTQNRNAGLGGDNAVTVANFEYRPTGIKLKFTPHINKNNRITLDLYQEIKNVAGISSEATGGNPTFNKRDIKTTIVVDNIQTIVIGGLLSNDKQKKVQKIPILGEIPLLGTLFRRTTNQNRKTNLMVFLTPHILDDRDKSDRITIQKKNEQERMVDEREKKLR; from the coding sequence ATGAGAAATCGTCTTCCTTTAGTTGTACTCAGTATTTGCCTTTATATATTTGTAACACCTGGTTTTTCTCAAGAAAAAGGGAAACAAATCAAATCTAAATCTTCTCCTGAACCAGCTAGTTTCACAGCCGATTGGAGAGATACGGAACTCAAAGATTTTTTAATGGGAATGAGTGCCATCATCAAAAGAAACATTCTCATTGATGACGCTGTAAAAGGGAAAAAAATCACCATCATTTCTCAAAAACGAGTGAAGATTGAAGATGCTTACGGATTTATGAAATCCGTTTTAGAAACACAAGGTTTTGGTCTCATCGAAGAAAACGATCTTATCAAAGTGGTGAAAATCAAAGATGCACTTGCCAAATCACCCATCGTTCGCATAGGAAAAGATCCTGTTTCCGAATCAGAAGTTTCACTGAATAAAACCATCACTCAAATTGTTCCATTAGAATTTTCGAATGCGATTGAGTTGGAACCAATTCTCAAAAGAGTAACTTCTCCTGATACCGATATCATCATTCCCAAAAACCAGAACACATTAATTTTTTCTGGTTCAACCTCTGATATTAACAAATTACTGAAGTTAGTTGATAATTTGGATGTTCGTGCGGATGGCCCAGGATCCATATCCTCTGCAGGTGACATTCATATTTATACTTTGGAATACAATGAAGCAGAAAAACTAGCTGCCATTTTAGTAAAGTTGGATATGCCAGATGCTCCCGCGGCTCCCACACAAGGCCCCCCGGGGGAACCTGGTCCGGATGGAAAACCACCGCAGCCTCAACAACCAGTGGCCCAAGCTCCCAAAGTTCCTGGCAAACAGGATAAAATCAAAGCAGTTGCTCACAAAGAATCAAACTCCCTAATTGTGACTGCAACTCCTCAAGAATGGGAAGAAATCAAAAAAATCATAAAAATTCTAGATACTCCCAGAAAACAGGTGTTACTTGAGGTTCTCATTGTGGAGCTCAGTTCCACAGACTTAAATGACTTCGGTATCGATTGGCGTTACCAAGAATTGGCGTACGGACAGTTTAACACCGGTCTTGCGGCCCAAGGGGGGGTCATCGATAAAAATGGTCGACCTACGAATGTCAACACACTATCTGGATTTTCCCTTGGATTCATCCGTCGTGGGGGCCAACAGATCATTGGTATCTTAAACGCAAACTCTACGAATGAAAATTTTAACGTATTGTCTGCTCCGCAGATTTTGACCTTGGACAACCAAGAAGCAGAGATCAACGTAGGTCAGGACGTTCCAGTTAGAACCCAAAACCGTAACGCCGGTCTTGGCGGGGACAATGCGGTGACTGTGGCAAACTTTGAATACCGCCCCACAGGGATTAAACTTAAATTCACTCCTCATATCAATAAAAACAATCGTATCACTTTAGATCTTTACCAAGAGATCAAAAACGTAGCAGGGATTTCTTCCGAAGCCACAGGGGGAAACCCAACGTTTAACAAACGTGATATCAAAACAACGATTGTTGTGGATAATATCCAAACCATTGTGATTGGGGGATTACTTTCCAATGACAAACAAAAGAAAGTGCAAAAGATCCCGATTTTAGGGGAGATTCCGTTACTTGGAACCTTATTCCGAAGGACTACCAATCAAAATCGTAAAACTAATTTGATGGTGTTTTTAACACCACACATCCTAGACGATCGAGACAAGTCAGACCGTATCACCATCCAAAAGAAAAATGAACAAGAAAGGATGGTCGACGAACGAGAAAAGAAACTACGATGA
- a CDS encoding general secretion pathway protein GspC gives MNLILQRIQSSQFLTLIPAVLLFSFSLAYLLKLVLLLLFSTETGMSAAGNLRPKQMRQEVILAVSTYEDVVTGNLIRGQVYDPNDATKRGADGAPLDPEIAQDNGDDDQMLITGTLSGHWSFARVTIREKQNNDSEEYGTGEMVGGYKVQTIEQHYVVLKKGGLSLRVNIGETPAQAKERIRPKDAAAVSNLGPSSQTVQKVLSREDVNRKLKDPNTIYKNARFGPHLVDGKIEGYKIYQVAKDHVFYSLGARGGDIIKRVNGMPLNETEKMLEIWGSIKQAPKITVDLERQGKIITYEFIIRN, from the coding sequence ATGAATTTAATCCTTCAAAGAATCCAATCGAGTCAGTTTTTGACATTGATTCCGGCAGTTTTACTTTTTTCTTTTTCTCTCGCCTATCTGTTAAAACTTGTCCTCTTACTTTTGTTTTCTACGGAAACGGGGATGAGTGCAGCGGGCAACCTCCGTCCTAAACAAATGCGCCAAGAGGTCATCCTTGCCGTTAGTACTTATGAAGATGTAGTGACTGGAAATCTCATTCGTGGTCAAGTTTATGACCCGAACGATGCCACCAAACGTGGGGCAGATGGGGCACCTCTCGATCCAGAAATTGCTCAGGATAACGGAGATGACGACCAGATGCTCATCACAGGAACTCTTTCTGGGCACTGGTCTTTTGCTCGGGTTACCATCCGTGAAAAACAAAACAATGATTCGGAAGAATATGGAACGGGTGAGATGGTCGGTGGTTATAAAGTCCAAACCATTGAACAACATTATGTAGTCTTAAAAAAGGGTGGCCTAAGCCTTCGTGTGAATATTGGCGAAACTCCTGCCCAGGCCAAAGAACGAATTCGTCCCAAAGATGCTGCTGCCGTTTCGAATTTAGGGCCATCCAGCCAAACGGTTCAAAAAGTTCTTTCCCGTGAGGACGTGAATCGGAAACTAAAAGACCCGAATACCATCTATAAAAATGCAAGGTTTGGCCCTCATTTGGTAGACGGAAAGATCGAGGGTTACAAGATCTATCAGGTGGCAAAAGACCATGTGTTTTATTCCCTCGGTGCTCGTGGTGGGGATATCATCAAACGAGTCAATGGAATGCCACTGAACGAAACAGAGAAAATGTTGGAAATTTGGGGATCGATCAAACAGGCCCCAAAAATTACAGTGGATTTAGAGAGACAAGGCAAAATAATCACATATGAATTTATCATTCGGAATTAA
- a CDS encoding peptidoglycan DD-metalloendopeptidase family protein: MSQVVRFFSFFVSGSRFFPRVPDILSVKISRLVSFILLVLSGTGLSANPFQKIHTEINESLPGGEQGMFRLFGSQSQESEIHKLFSVGVNATGEEEEVELASLDLPKYIDVSPVVSNTVVHESGIVLKKYTVQKKDNLSKIARSFSIELAKLKKHNGLTNDQLKIGQVLEVPVQVKNASSSRVVLKKIFIMPVPQSRVTSRYGRRVDPFNKYNRVYHTGLDLAAKVGAPVLSSADGEVVFTGRNGGYGNSVTIQHKNGYKTVYAHCSQILVEVGETVKMGRVVALVGRTGTATGAHLHFEVFRNGKIMNPESALSITEKQVTRLPKSEVAGM; the protein is encoded by the coding sequence TTGTCTCAAGTAGTTCGTTTTTTCTCTTTCTTTGTTTCTGGTTCAAGATTCTTCCCTCGAGTGCCCGATATTTTATCTGTGAAGATCTCCCGGTTGGTATCATTTATTCTTTTGGTTCTTTCGGGAACTGGACTTTCTGCCAACCCATTCCAAAAAATTCATACAGAAATCAATGAATCTCTTCCTGGTGGGGAACAGGGAATGTTTCGTCTCTTTGGTTCCCAATCACAAGAATCAGAGATCCATAAACTTTTTTCTGTTGGTGTCAATGCCACAGGTGAAGAAGAAGAAGTGGAACTTGCTTCCCTCGACTTACCAAAATACATCGATGTATCTCCTGTTGTGAGTAATACCGTTGTCCACGAGTCAGGCATCGTATTAAAAAAATATACGGTACAAAAAAAAGACAATCTCTCAAAGATTGCTCGTTCCTTTTCCATAGAATTGGCAAAATTAAAAAAACACAATGGGCTGACAAATGACCAATTAAAAATTGGCCAAGTTTTAGAAGTTCCAGTCCAAGTTAAGAATGCTTCTTCTTCGAGAGTTGTTTTGAAAAAAATCTTTATTATGCCAGTTCCACAAAGTCGCGTGACATCTCGGTATGGAAGGCGTGTCGATCCTTTTAATAAATACAATCGTGTGTATCATACGGGGCTTGACCTTGCGGCAAAAGTAGGGGCGCCTGTGCTTTCTTCGGCTGATGGAGAAGTTGTTTTTACTGGCCGTAACGGCGGGTATGGCAATTCAGTCACCATCCAACATAAAAATGGTTATAAAACAGTTTACGCCCACTGTTCCCAGATTTTAGTTGAGGTTGGGGAAACGGTGAAGATGGGTCGTGTGGTTGCCCTTGTCGGAAGGACAGGTACAGCAACAGGAGCACATCTGCATTTTGAAGTGTTTCGAAACGGGAAAATTATGAATCCTGAATCGGCTCTTAGCATCACGGAAAAACAAGTCACTAGACTCCCTAAATCTGAAGTAGCCGGAATGTAA
- a CDS encoding type II secretion system-associated lipoprotein: protein MRHHGDFSSEFALDCSIIRVIPLVLLLAFSHCSQRLIKKEKLREINEYYDGKTYLTQEEIKFSKTEIWKKGTLVKIYIESTPSLLKLKVYPIAESRESSLGKLADYIINDDVKKRQYDLEDIEEWVGKKFTLVESNVKKKK, encoded by the coding sequence TTGAGGCATCATGGTGACTTTTCCTCAGAGTTTGCTTTGGATTGTAGTATCATTCGTGTAATTCCCCTCGTTCTTCTCCTTGCGTTCAGTCATTGTTCCCAACGGTTGATCAAAAAAGAAAAACTCAGAGAAATCAATGAATACTATGATGGAAAGACGTATCTGACACAAGAAGAGATCAAGTTTTCAAAAACAGAAATTTGGAAAAAAGGCACTCTTGTTAAGATCTACATTGAATCCACTCCTTCTCTTTTGAAATTGAAGGTTTATCCCATTGCAGAGTCGAGAGAGTCTTCTCTTGGAAAATTGGCTGACTACATCATCAATGATGATGTGAAAAAAAGGCAGTATGACTTGGAAGATATTGAAGAGTGGGTGGGTAAAAAATTCACTCTGGTTGAATCCAATGTCAAAAAAAAGAAATAA